In the genome of Bryobacteraceae bacterium, one region contains:
- a CDS encoding FAD-dependent oxidoreductase, which translates to MIALLLLLPLSFAAAVPREFDVVVVGGTPGGIAAAISAARTGRTVALTEYHKHIGGMAASGLGKSDIENREAIGGLFREFTGRVHRYYIDRYGAGSRDEKLCRQGYYYEPSVAERVFEEMVAAEPKITVLKHRRLDRATRRGKRVAAVRLTDRSTGDALELRGKVFIDATYEGDLAAAAGARYRLGRESRAEFNELHAGVVYQDYETHAFLTGTTGEGDRRVQAYTFRLCLTTDPANSAVLTAPPPGYDRTAYLGYVEDWKAGRMGPPKAMKDGVGYFAPTFGTVVRALSIAEIPNAKTDVNMNPRPLGFPFAEINQEYPEADWARREEIAARVRNLTQGLLYFLQNDDAVPPEQRALARRYNAAKDEFADSGNFPWQLYVREARRIRGLYTLSENDVIAGPEGGRTRLHRDSIAAGEFPLDSFPVRKRQPGHDIALEGYLFMLDNITRPYQIPYRIMVPEEVDGLLVPVAASTTHIAFSTIRLEPTWMALGQAAGKAAHLAIESGRQPRAIAVERLQRELLRDGQVITYFRDINRADPSYAALQYLGTKGFFPGYEARAQEPLSQEQAREWLRLAGFNPDEAALPPTRGEFCRALYKRLQE; encoded by the coding sequence ATGATAGCCCTGCTGCTCTTGCTGCCTTTGAGCTTCGCCGCCGCGGTTCCGCGTGAGTTCGACGTCGTCGTTGTGGGCGGAACGCCGGGCGGTATCGCCGCCGCCATCAGCGCCGCGCGGACCGGCCGCACCGTCGCGCTCACCGAATACCACAAACACATCGGCGGAATGGCCGCCAGCGGACTCGGCAAGTCCGACATCGAAAACCGCGAAGCCATCGGAGGTTTGTTCCGCGAGTTCACCGGCCGCGTGCATCGCTACTACATCGACCGCTACGGAGCCGGGTCCCGGGATGAGAAGCTGTGCCGCCAAGGTTACTACTACGAGCCGTCCGTCGCCGAACGCGTCTTCGAGGAGATGGTCGCCGCCGAGCCCAAGATCACCGTGTTGAAACACCGCCGGCTCGATCGGGCGACGCGCCGCGGGAAGCGTGTCGCCGCCGTGCGACTTACCGATCGCTCCACTGGCGATGCCCTGGAACTCCGCGGCAAGGTGTTCATTGACGCCACCTACGAAGGCGACCTCGCCGCCGCTGCCGGAGCCCGCTACCGCCTCGGTCGCGAATCCCGCGCCGAGTTCAACGAACTCCATGCCGGTGTCGTCTACCAGGACTACGAAACGCACGCCTTTCTCACCGGCACCACGGGCGAGGGCGACCGCCGCGTCCAGGCCTACACCTTCCGGCTGTGCCTCACCACCGATCCCGCCAACAGCGCCGTGCTCACCGCGCCGCCGCCCGGCTACGACCGCACCGCCTACCTCGGCTACGTCGAAGATTGGAAGGCGGGCCGGATGGGTCCGCCGAAGGCCATGAAAGATGGCGTGGGTTACTTCGCGCCCACATTCGGCACCGTGGTTCGCGCGCTATCCATCGCCGAGATTCCGAACGCGAAGACCGACGTGAACATGAATCCGCGCCCTCTCGGATTTCCCTTCGCCGAAATCAACCAGGAGTACCCGGAGGCTGATTGGGCGAGGCGCGAAGAGATCGCCGCCCGCGTTCGCAACCTTACCCAGGGCCTGCTTTACTTTCTCCAGAACGACGACGCGGTCCCGCCCGAACAGCGCGCGCTCGCCCGGCGCTACAACGCCGCGAAAGACGAGTTCGCCGATAGCGGCAACTTCCCCTGGCAGCTCTATGTTCGGGAGGCCCGTCGCATCCGCGGCCTCTATACGTTGAGTGAGAACGACGTCATCGCCGGTCCGGAGGGCGGCCGCACGCGGCTTCATCGCGACAGCATCGCCGCCGGCGAGTTTCCCCTCGATAGCTTTCCCGTACGCAAACGGCAGCCGGGGCACGACATCGCGCTGGAAGGCTACCTCTTCATGCTTGATAACATCACGCGGCCCTACCAGATTCCATACCGGATCATGGTTCCCGAAGAGGTCGACGGGCTGCTTGTGCCCGTGGCGGCTTCCACGACGCACATCGCCTTCTCTACAATCCGCCTGGAGCCCACCTGGATGGCGCTCGGCCAAGCCGCGGGCAAGGCAGCGCATCTCGCGATCGAATCCGGCCGCCAACCGCGCGCCATAGCCGTCGAACGCCTCCAGCGTGAGCTGCTCCGCGACGGCCAGGTGATCACCTATTTCCGGGACATTAACCGTGCCGACCCCTCTTACGCCGCGCTCCAATACCTCGGCACGAAGGGCTTCTTCCCCGGCTACGAAGCGCGCGCCCAAGAGCCACTGTCGCAGGAGCAGGCGCGCGAGTGGCTCCGCCTCGCGGGCTTCAACCCGGACGAGGCGGCTCTTCCGCCCACTCGCGGCGAGTTTTGCCGCGCCCTCTACAAACGCCTGCAAGAATAA